From a single Populus nigra chromosome 18, ddPopNigr1.1, whole genome shotgun sequence genomic region:
- the LOC133678668 gene encoding PLASMODESMATA CALLOSE-BINDING PROTEIN 3-like, giving the protein MALLVLAILMLSMTGRASCTWCVCKEMSDSVLQQTLDYACGAGADCGPVHQNGPCFQPNTVRAHCNYAVNSYFQRKGQAQGTCDFKGTATVSASDPSINGCSYPSSVSAAGTSTTPTPVTATPTPVTTNPSTTTPSTTTPSTTTPSTTTPSTTTPTTPYSATPNGVLGGIGNGVGPSGAGINTDIPDAGLRLENTGLFSFFIILVVSSLML; this is encoded by the exons ATGGCTCTTTTAGTGCTTGCAATACTCATGTTGTCCATGACTGGTCGTGCAA GTTGCACATGGTGTGTTTGCAAGGAAATGAGCGATTCAGTCCTCCAGCAGACTCTAGACTATGCTTGTGGAGCTGGGGCTGATTGTGGCCCTGTCCATCAAAATGGCCCTTGTTTCCAACCCAATACTGTCAGGGCTCATTGCAATTATGCTGTGAACAGCTACTTCCAAAGAAAGGGGCAGGCTCAAGGCACCTGTGATTTTAAAGGCACGGCAACGGTTTCTGCATCTGATCCTA GCATTAATGGCTGCTCTTATCCTTCCAGTGTCAG CGCTGCAGGCACCAGCACAACTCCAACTCCAGTCACCGCAACGCCAACTCCGGTCACCACAAATCCATCCACCACCACACCCTCGACCACAACCCCATCCACCACCACACCCTCGACCACAACCCCATCCACCACCACTCCCACCACTCCATACTCGGCGACACCTAATGGAGTGCTAGGAGGGATTGGCAATGGAGTAGGTCCATCGGGAGCTGGAATAAACACAGACATCCCTGATGCTGGGTTAAGACTTGAAAACACTGGCTTGTTCTCATTCTTTATAATCCTTGTGGTATCCAGTTTGATGCTTTAG